In Ectothiorhodospira sp. BSL-9, a single window of DNA contains:
- a CDS encoding ABC transporter ATP-binding protein: MDTPTQPQAKTPPLLQLTQVSKHYTEGHQRRTVLDSIDAQVQTGEIVALVGRSGSGKSTLLNLLAGIDRPDAGQIHVRGRRLDTMSERERTLFRRREVGFVYQFFNLIPTLTVAENVALPMELNGVASRDRGERVDQLLNLVELGHRSQAFPDKLSGGEQQRVAMVRAMAHEPALLLADEPTGNLDAETGARIISLLRDLVRDQGRTLVMVTHSQEVAAIADRVWTLSEGHITPSDNTP; encoded by the coding sequence ATGGACACGCCCACACAACCGCAGGCAAAAACACCCCCACTGCTGCAACTCACCCAGGTGAGCAAGCACTACACGGAAGGCCACCAGCGCCGCACGGTCCTGGACAGCATCGACGCCCAGGTGCAGACCGGTGAGATCGTGGCCCTGGTGGGGCGCTCCGGGTCCGGTAAATCCACCCTGCTCAACCTGCTGGCCGGCATCGACCGCCCCGACGCAGGGCAGATCCATGTGCGTGGTCGGCGGCTGGACACCATGAGCGAGCGGGAGCGCACCCTGTTCCGTCGCCGTGAGGTGGGTTTTGTTTACCAGTTCTTCAATCTCATCCCCACCCTGACCGTGGCCGAGAACGTGGCCCTGCCCATGGAACTCAATGGTGTGGCTAGCCGCGATCGGGGAGAGCGGGTGGACCAGCTGCTGAATCTGGTGGAACTGGGCCATCGGTCACAGGCCTTTCCCGATAAACTCTCCGGAGGCGAACAGCAGCGGGTTGCCATGGTGCGGGCCATGGCCCATGAACCGGCCCTGCTGCTGGCGGACGAGCCCACCGGCAACCTGGATGCGGAAACCGGTGCCCGGATCATCAGTTTACTACGAGATCTGGTCAGGGATCAGGGGCGCACCCTGGTGATGGTGACTCACAGCCAGGAGGTGGCCGCCATTGCCGACCGGGTGTGGACCCTGAGTGAAGGCCACATCACCCCCTCGGACAACACCCCATGA